The Neoarius graeffei isolate fNeoGra1 chromosome 10, fNeoGra1.pri, whole genome shotgun sequence sequence ccgtcagcagtgtcgtgcatccacactgacttacccccgacagtgttctgtgagcctagatattgtacagtgttggtcagtgcacaagtagttccggcaggtttcctggggtctgcaaagtaacacgtttttcttctcaaaacagctcgtgttcgaatgagtgatttattagcataacaaaacccttgtagtccaaaaagtcacaccttgtaattgcttggggctactttctctcaatagcgatcagtgcgcgctgtcactgctaacagttgtgtgcgagctagccaacaactttcattagttgttcgacagtgtttagcagcagcaaattgctttcctcctcagtatacaagtgcgcttccatggcagggaaaaagaaactaccactgctgcctatgtagtgccctatttatacaaataggagtcattcaggattcagccatgacacggagcaaaaacatggctgaatcctgaatgactcctatttgtataaatagggcactacataggcagcagtggtagtttctttttccctgccatggaagcgcacttgtatactgaggaggaaagcaatttgctgctgctaaacactgtcgaacaactaatgaaagttgttggctagctcgcacacaactgttagcagtgacagcgcgcactgatcgctattgagagaaagtagccccaagcaattacaaggtgtgactttttggactacaagggttttgttatgctaataaatcactcattcgaacacgagctgttttgagaagaaaaacgtgttactttgcagaccccaggaaacctgccggaactacttgtgcactgaccaacactgtacaatatctaggctcacagaacactgtcgggggtaagtcagtgtggatgcacgacactgctgacggggataccatatagattcatgtcaaaaatcccgaactatccctttaagaaaATAGTTTAAAtgagggcgtcacggtggtgtagtggttagtgctgtcacctcacagcaagaaggtctgggttcgagccctgtggccggcgagggcctttctgtgtggagtttgcatgttctccccgtgtccgcatgggtttcctccgggtgctccggtttcccccacagtccaaagacatgcaggttaggttaactggtgactctaaattgaccgtcgtaggtgtgaatgtgagtgtgaatggttgtctgtgtctatgtgtcagcaatgtgatgacctggcgacttgtccagggtgtaccccgcctttcgcccgtaatcagctgggataggctccagcttgcctgcgaccctgtagaaggataaagcggctacagataatgagatgagatgagatgagtttaaatgAGTAAGTAGTTTTTATCCCAATATAGTGGACTTACAAACGTGTTCTTCATAATGTACTAAAACTAACCTCATACTACTATTTGAAACTCATGCATTCTTGTTTTTCTTGGTACATTAAACTGATCTGTATCTGTCTTAACTACAGGAAACCAGAGAAGGGCATTCAATATCTGATAGAGCGTGGTTTTGTGTCGGACACACCCGTTGGCATTGCTCGCTTTATCCTAGAGAGGAAGGGCCTAAGCCGACAGATGATCGGGGAGTTCCTGGGCAACCGACAGAAGCAATTCAACAAGGATGTACTCGAGTTAGTAAATGTTCTCCAAGAACATAATTAAGAATAAATAAACCTCAAGACCTAAAAGAACACTGATGGTTAAATTCTACAGTATTATGCAAGAATTGGGAAATACTGTACATTATACAGCTATGAACAGTAAACGGACATTGTAGAGTTTCAAGAATTTTCATCAAACCTGATAAAAATAAAGACTGCAGCAAATGCAGATAAAGTGGCTATTAAATATTCATCCATGTTGTCTATCCATATTTCAGTTGTGTGGTTGATGAGATGGACTTCTCCGGAATGGATCTAGACGATGCTCTAAGGAAGTTTCAAGCCCAGATCAAGGTACAAGGAGAGGCCCAAAAAGTGGAACGACTAATTGAGGCTTTCAGGTGTGTTTTTGTAATCTATTTTGCATGAATAAATATGAACTTCAGTATTAATACTTGATTGTAAGTAGATTATTTAGAAATCTTTCTTTATTTCTAACTTTCTCTCTTCCCTCTCAGTCAGAGGTATTGTGTGTGTAACCCTGCACTGGTGCGACAGTTCCAGAACCCTGACACTATCTTCATCCTGGCTTTTGCCATCATCCTCCTCAACACAGATATGTATAGCCCaagtgtcaaaccagacaggaagatgAAGTTGGATGACTTCATTAAGAACCTGCGAGGTGACATTTTTGCtatatttgcacactcacgtacaAAAcatatttaggtcatatttaggtcTTTTTAAAAATACTTGCGTATCATATCAGtttatattacatagacacaagtgttttactggaaaatacgccactcatatttttcatacgagctccatctgggacatggagctcCAAAACCGTGACATCAATCTCTACGTATATgctactcatgaggaaatcaatgaattgttttgataaatttgggtactttttgtttgtgaatgtgtctatataataaaaagaacatcacacgttggtttgaagatatgaagtttatcttttcgtgttgaaaaacttgcatttttcatacaaaatacatcccggatctgagtgacatatttaaataatattggctggtgttgagtggtatatcagatatattccattcagctagcatgatattgaacaagttgaagacaagGTCCATgtctgctagctgaatggaatatatcttacatgccatgaaaaaaagccagccaatattattattattattattattattaggcggcacggtggtgtagtggttagcgctgtcgcctcacagcaagaaggtcctgggttcgagccccggggccggcgagggcctttctgtgtggagtttgcatgttctccccgtgtccgcgtgggtttcctccgggtgctccggtttcccccacagtccaaagacatgcaggttaggttaactggtgactctaaattgaccgtaggtgtgaatgtgagtgtgaatggttatctgtgtctatgtgtcagccctgtgatgacctggcgacttgtccagggtgtaccccgcctttcgcccatagtcagctgggataggctccagcttgcctgtgaccctgtagaaggataaagcggctagagataatgagatgagatgagattattattattattattattatccatacacatggagcggcatggtggtgtagtggttagcgctgtcgcctcacagcaagaaggtccgggttcgagccccgtggccggcgagggcctttctgtgtggagtttgcatgttctccccgtgtctgcgtgggtttcctccgggtgctccggtttcccccacagtccaaagacatgcaggttaggttaactggtgactctaaattgaccgtaggtgtgaatgtgagtgtgaatggttgtctgtgtctatgtgtcagccctgtgatgacctggcgacttgtccagggtgtaccccgcctttcgcccgtagtcagctgggataggctccagcttgcctgcgaccctgtagaacaggataaagcggctagagataatgagatgagatgagatattcaacgctaattctccattgggtagagtgacataatacaggtaggataagcgatatgctaacaatattgcacgctatcaaaccaaataaatggaacacgctagaagggaatagaatacatgtttttattccatcgaaaaagtgtcctgtatgtgtaataattcccgatatttcactctgatgatgtcaatcTCAGCGATTTCTTGCtgacttgatgcgagttgtcaaaatggtgaactgactcaaaattaaaatgattttgattaacttgcgtatgttttttgtggatgtgtccatataatataaagaacattacacagttgtgcgaagatatgaagtttatcttcttgtggtgaaaatctcatctcatctcattatctctagccgctttatcctgttctacagggtcgcaggcgagctggagcctatcccagctgactacgggcgaaaggcggggtacaccctggacaagtcgccaggtcatcacagggctgacacatagacacagacaaccattcacactcacattcacacctacggtcaatttagagtcaccagttaacctaacctgcatgtctttggactgtgggggaaaccggagcacccggaggaaacccacgcggacacggggagaacatacagcgctaaccactacaccaccgtgccgcctgtggtgaaaatattttcactcattcttgaatatattcaccactcgaagataaacttcatacctttgcgccaccgtgtaatatcctctatacatCAATCAGCATATAATAATTAATGAATCAAGGAATATTCTAAAAACAACACAAATTTTGTAGTCAAATGTAAAAATAGAATAAACGTTTAGTAACAGTTCTAACAGTAAGTGTCCTGTGTTCTACAGGAGTAGATAATGGACAGGATATCCCTCGTGACCTGCTGGTGGGGATCTACCAGCGCATTCAGAAATGGGAGCTGAGGACCAATGATGACCATGTGTCCCAGGTCCAAGCTGTGGAGAGAGTCATAGTGGGCAAGAAACCAGtgcgtatatgttccatttattttttttaaatcatgatcaCTTGTAAATGTCTTTTAGCTACTACTCTCAAAGGTAATGAAGTAATAGTTATTTCTGTTGCTGAACTTGTTACACTCTACTTGTTCTGCAGGTCCTGTCTCTTCCCCATCGCAGGCTGGTATGCTGCTGCCAGCTTTACGAGGTGCCTGACCCCAACCGACCACAGCGCACCGGTGTACATCAGAGAGAAGTGTTCCTCTTCAACGACCTGTTGGTGGTACGCTTCTCAATAGCAGCCAACTCTTTACTTTTCTTCATATAAACCCTAGGTCTTATTTTGCTCATTTTTGTTTGTTATCTGACAGGTAACAAAGATCTTCCAGAAGAAGAAAACGTCTGTCACATACAGTTTCCGGCAGTCATTCCCTCTGGTGGAGATGCAAGTCCACATGTTCCAAAACTCCTGTAAGGTTTGCACATCTGTATATTTAGGATTGTTTCTTTTGTTCATACAGCGCTCTAAATGAAAGTACGTATAATTGAAAATGTCtttctgctttctttctttctttctttcttacttagaCTACCCTCATGGCGTCAGGCTAACATCAGCAATCCCAGGTGGTGAACGTAAGGTGCTAATTGTGTTCAATGCACCAAGTCAGCAGGATCGTACGCGCTTCGTCAGTGACCTGAGAGAGAGCATCGCTGAAGTCCAGGAGATGGAGAAATACAGGGTTGAATGTGAGTACAGCCCCCTCTATTGTTAACTGTAGTAAAGTACATGTTCTTCATTCTCTCTGACCACTGCATGGTGGATATGAGCCATGCAATAAGACATTAACGCATGGTAAAGCCCTTTTTATATGAAAACAGCTACAGAGGAAGTCACATAAGGCATTCATCTTGCCTGTCAAATTCAACAGTCCTATTTTAAGCACATATTATGGAAAAGTTGCATGTGGGAATTTGCAGAGATTCTCATAGACTCACACAGGGTGGAAAACTGGTGGAGCTTGGTCTGTATGTAAACCTAGCAAGGTATTTTCAAGTGGATTGAACCaagcattaaaaaatactatagaaGAACTGTTATGGAAAAAGTATCCAAAGATCAGTAACTTCAGCTTTTTTTATCCAAAGATTCTCTGTTGCGACCAGTCAAATGCATTTAAGTACATTGATTACCTTAAAGATTTTttgattgattattattatttttttaaaagctgaTGTTGGAAAGAGAAAGTTAGCGACAAAAGTGGAATATAAAGTCACTGTGCAATAACGTTTGCCAAGCCAAAGCCCAGATTTAAAACCAATTGAAAATCTGGATGATCTGAAAATTGCTGTCCACTAATGTTCTCTATCTGTTTTGGGAAAGTTGAAGAAAATTTGCATTGAGGAATGGGAGAAAATACCAAAATCAAAATATCCAAAGCACATGGAGAGAACTCAAAGCTGTAATTGCTCCAAATGGACAATGCACTAAGCGTTGATTCTGGgagctttttttttgtaaaattttttaaataattctgaGGACATCTAgataatttatttaattttattttggttGAAAGTCACGTCAAAATGTGCAGAGTGCTCATGCACTTAAATTTGGTGTTGCATTACATCAAAAAAGAGAAATAAtcacaagggggtgaatactttctgAAGGCACTGTGCATGCAAAATTCATGGCAAATCAGTCACAATGTAGTATTCCACAGCCTTGCTATggccactctttctctctctaacgTACTGTTCTTTTTTTCCCTGCAGCGGAGCTTGAGAAGCAAAAAGGTGTGATGCGGCCCAGCCTTCTTAGCAGCAGTGTAGTGAGTGGCGGTGTGGGCGGAGTCAAAAACGAAGTAGTGAATGGCAGCATTGGAAGATCTAGTCTGGATGACAACTATTCACCCAGTGAAGGCCTGAAACGCACTGCTCTCAGCTCCTCACTTAGGGACCTGTCTGATTCAGGTGAGAAACACACACATGGTTACAGTCTAACAAATGGAAGCAAACTATATACTCTAATTAAATCGTTCCTATACTATATATTTTTACAGTAAGGTAACAAACATAAGTAAATGCCATCACACTCTCATTTACAACTTTACACACATACAAGAGAACACAGTGCTTGTGAAGGCCCTTGACATGTCCTGATTGGATGCAGGGAAACGCGGTCGCAGAAACAGCGTTGGTTCCCTTGACAGTACAATGGAAGTAAGTCTGAGTGGAGCAGAGGTCTGTATCTTTAGCTTTCgcccaaaaaaaaatccatcactcAAGTGACCACCTCACTCACCTCGCATGTCTGCCCTAAGAACCccaccttgaaaaaaaaaaaaacatgcggcTCATGTGTCTTTATCCCCCCAAAACCCTGAGTCATAATTCTGCATCTCTGTATTTCATACCTGTGTGCACGCTGATATGCTCCCTGCTCGTGCATCAGAATGATGATTTACTATACTTTGGCCTGGAAGAAAATGAAAAGGCATCAGCCATCCAACCTGTGACTGAGTGAGCCGTTGCATATTGGACCTTGTTGCTGCCATTGTATTTGTGATGGAGTTTGCTTTGTATGTGGTCTTCCTGCATGGATAGGCATGAGGAGTAGTTGGTGCATCATTGGTTTTTATTCTGTGTGATCCCGCATCTGCATCTGGTTGTGTTTTAAAATTTTCATTGTATTAAGGTTTGATACAGAAGTAAAGTTGTTCCATGACTCTAATCAACTCACCCATTTCCCCTCCCCTGTCTTATTAAACTGTCATACTCTGTATCCTTTGTCATTCTCTTTCTTCCATATATCCCCTACACTTCCTGATACTACTGTTCACGCTCATTCTGCTATTATCCCTGGTTCTTGTCTGTCTGCACTTGCACTTCTTTCTGTGTTCTCTGTTTCCTCACGCTTCCCTCCTCCCCTCTGTGTCTCCTCCTCTTGCTGTCCTgccgcctcctcctcctctccccccACTCTCTTTGTCTTAGGGTTCCATCATTAGCAGTCCACAGCCTCACCAGCGTTACCCAGTAGCCACTGTGCTGTCGAGCTGCTATGGAACCGAAGAGTACCGGCCTCACCGCCCCATCCTGAGCCCCggagtgggggtggggggtgggccgGGGCAGCAACACACCACGGCGCCCGCACCTCCTGGCACTGTGCCTCCAgcctccagcagcagcagcagcagcgagaGAGGAGCCACCAGTGGGACAACAACCAGCGCCACTTCCTTCCTGGGATCACTGTTTGGGACGAAACGGGCCAAAACACCAGGCCCCATCATACCCCCGGGGCCACCCTACCCCGCCCCTATGGTGCCAGCACCACCACCGCCTCTTACCCCTTTGCCCCTGTGCCCTCCAGAGTCCACTGGCACATCCAAGATCCAATACTGTCACACTATGGGTGCGGGCATGGCTGGGCACCCCCCGCCACCATACTGCCACCCGCACCAACGCTGCCAACACGGTGGTCCTCAACGTCAGCATGCTACGCTACAGCGGGTCACACTACCACGCCGACCAATCCACAACTCCTCCCCCTATCTGCCACCGCTCTCCCAACATCCTTTTCAGGCTCGCTTCGGGAATTTGGGCAATGGGGGATCAACGTGCGTTCCTCCTCCCCCCCTTTCTCCTCACTCCCCACTATCCCAACACCCGCCGTTTGCCCTCTGCCACGCACAGCTCACACACTCAGCCAGAGGGGGCGCCGCTGTGGGCAAAACGCCACTAGCTCTGTCACACTCACAACCACACCCGCATCAACACGCACACTCCCACGGGCATACGCCCCACCCTGCCCATCCGCCCCACCCTGCCCATCCGCCACACTTCGTGTTCACCAGCCCACCGCCACCGTTCCCAGCGCCCACTCCGCCACCCCTGCCAACCTCCGCTCCATCCGCCGCGGCCCAGCACACGTCGCCGGCCGCCCCGTATCCGCCCCCGTATCCTCCGCTTTCCTCCATCCCACCTCCCCCCCTCCACTCCCCTTTACCCCCCCCTTCCTCCCCCCTTACCCCTCTTACGCCTCTCtcccctctccccccccccttgcaCCCCGCCCCGCCACCGCCACAGGTCACGGCACCATCGCCAGGTCAGACTGGCACAGCCGACCGGGCCAAATCCAAGCCTGCCAGCCGGATCAGCACGGTAGTATGAGCAGGGGCAAAGGAAAAGTGCGCTCCTGGGGCTCGCTACGAGGTCCCCTGGTGGTGGGAGGAGGAACAGCAGAGAGATTGGAAGACatgggaggaggaagccggaccagGACGGAGGGCAGCAAGAGGAAACGCAACTTACTGAGACTCTGTTACTTTCATTTGCGCTTCCCACAAGTATAGAGGAAGACAGGACATGGGAGACAATGTGCGTACACATGATAAGCACATTCAGAAATGCACTTCACATGTAAAACAGGGTCCGTCATCATACAGTGGATAACAGTTCAAGAAAATGAAATCTCAGAAATGATGCAAAGAAGCACAACtgactttaactgaaagtgtgtAAGTTACTGAATCAGTGACAAGCAATGAATTTCTttgttttcttctctttcttcaaTTATACATCAAAAATTGAGCCATAGCACGTAACAGAAATAAAATGCAACCAGGTATCAAACACATGGGCATGTATACACATAATTGCACACAAATCCTGACTAACGAGTATGCACAGGGAGTGAATAAAATGCCTATAGCCATAAGAGAATTTATTCTAGGAGTCAGCACATGAAGAAACACGAAGAGCTCGTCTCAGTCTATATATTAATGTAGGAATGAAAGTAGACCCTGTAGATCAGGGAGACCTACAATGAACGAGTCTTTATCCTCGACTGGACATACAGTGTAAATCCATTCTGTAAGACAGAACAAGTGAAATGTGTTTTAAGCTCTAGCTTAGCAGACACAGAAAATATACGCAATAAACAGTTATACTAACCAATAACCAATAATTAATTGATGTTCAACTTGTAGTCTTGAAGTCTTGCTCTTCTCCTGTATAAAGATCATCTCATAAGAGAGGCATATTTAAAGCGCATACAAGAAACATGACTAATTTACCATTTTCGTTGTTGCCAGTCAGATTTCAAGCTTCACCAATTTATTTATAGATCTGACCTAAACAAATTGTCAATTGTCTGAGTTGATTATTTTGGCTCccagtgctaacctctacactaacctctacactctaaaaaataaaggtgcttcagtggttcttcaaatctctggatggttccatggagagtcaaaactctgtgatgaaccattacattatacgaaaggttcttcacattggaaatggttcttcagagcctggcattctcttaccatttgctggtcaatgcacataggctatgtttacacaaatctgtcttcactgctcaaacaaatggtttaaatggttctttaaagaactgttgcatgaacggttctttgaagccctgaaaaaggttcttctatggcatcgccctgaagaaccggtactggccccattattttttagagtgtactaccATTAAATTTGACCTTACATTTTTGAACGTATTAACATCCTTGTATGCGTGCTATTAAATCAACATTCTAAAGGGCTTGATTTTCACTTGATTACCTGAAGGAGTTACTTTACACGTTACTTTACCCATGTTTGAAGATATGAGTATAATTATTTAACTTTTCACTGCCAAAGGATCTGTTCATTGCTCTAAAATCTGCTATAATttgtcattaataataataataataataataataatgaaaataacAAAACTTTGCTGGATAATGAGTTATCTAGGCAGTTTGCTAAAGGCGGTACTATTTTTGCGCCACAGGTGTGCTCAAAACAAATAGTAAACTGCCAGTCACATTTAGCAAACATAAACAAGCTACAATGGATACGTGAAGTTTGCAGAGATCTGTAACAATGAATTGTCTGTACAATTGAATTGTATTCTTGTTAGTGATTAACCTGAGAAATGGCTTGCAAATCAAGCTAGCTGAAGTCACGGTTCTGTGAAAAGGCACTTACTTTTTAACAGACGTTGGAATTTCAGTGAGTTTCTTGATTTACTGTCACAATACCGTGTCTGTGGAAATAATGGCTGACTGAATTAATCCAGTTCAGGAACTTGTGATGGGTAGTAACTGTCGTCTGAAAGAAATGCTCCAGGAGGCACTGCAGCTGCTCTCACTGTTCCTCTTCCTTTTAGTCTTTGCCTAACTGAAATGCCTATATGTTGTAGTGCAAATCAGATGCATTCCACAGGACTGTATTGATGCTTTCATCATTTTGCAGGTTGTTTTCCTTTGTTTACTATGGATATTATTTGTTTTgttgattattattaatattactattattattaccagtatttatGTTATGAAATGATACATATACTATAAATACAACAAAATTATATATCCATACTGTATATACATCCACTCATAGTTAACCAGAGAGTGTGGCGGAGACTATAGAAATGTGATTACTGGTGGATTTTATGGACAATAACACTTGCCTTTACAAGTGTTTACTGAATGTCACAGACTTTGTTCTGGTATTTATTCATACTAACAGCCCCCCCAGATGTCTTGTTATGAGCGTTTGGTTCATTTTAAGTGTGTGCAATACAGAATTTGCATCAAAGaaagccatttttttttctttaaacgaTGAAGGCTTTAATTCCTTTTTCTTTtgggtataaatataaatatttgcACATTAATTTCATTTTCAAAGGTAATTCATTTCATTGTATAAGTACACA is a genomic window containing:
- the iqsec2b gene encoding IQ motif and SEC7 domain-containing protein 1 isoform X2; protein product: MLQRAEAYNVDEETQASESNPFSDSSKAPYQHRSDCYREGSCGPPGRRGPVVGPPSPACLTWAQRTRNQPASLALRKQEEEENKRCKALSDSYELSTDLQDKKVEMLERKYGGYFLSRRAARTIQTAFRQYRMNKNFERLRSSASESRMTRRIILSNMRMQYSFDDRQSQAQPQTCHSPGMGPPHSPDLEPDSPAQPEYTHLEDSFSKQVKSLADSIDDALACRPGREDSQDGLGDSGAVDDFGECIWSSNSHPSLRRGLGERERGSTGGGLSMHEDSTATSYSDVTLYMDDGLPSSPLSLDRAPSSTDTEFWGGMTSGVGGREDSRDTEGGGSSNSRRSTPCTECRDYRLRGAHLPLLTIEPPSDSSVDMSDRSDRGSLGRQLVYEQDSSGGSPQGTLKHNPNAKAQGQARPASRPIATNVPHHVTHHHHHHHHHHHHQYPDTPSSSSSPQQPPTTPLSSSSSAQLPSGGLDQQCCSDGDNDSLNSTTNSNETINCSSGSSSRDSLREPLPPLGKQTYQRESRHSWDSPAFNNDVAQRRQYRIGLNLFNKKPEKGIQYLIERGFVSDTPVGIARFILERKGLSRQMIGEFLGNRQKQFNKDVLDCVVDEMDFSGMDLDDALRKFQAQIKVQGEAQKVERLIEAFSQRYCVCNPALVRQFQNPDTIFILAFAIILLNTDMYSPSVKPDRKMKLDDFIKNLRGVDNGQDIPRDLLVGIYQRIQKWELRTNDDHVSQVQAVERVIVGKKPVLSLPHRRLVCCCQLYEVPDPNRPQRTGVHQREVFLFNDLLVVTKIFQKKKTSVTYSFRQSFPLVEMQVHMFQNSYYPHGVRLTSAIPGGERKVLIVFNAPSQQDRTRFVSDLRESIAEVQEMEKYRVESELEKQKGVMRPSLLSSSVVSGGVGGVKNEVVNGSIGRSSLDDNYSPSEGLKRTALSSSLRDLSDSGKRGRRNSVGSLDSTMEGSIISSPQPHQRYPVATVLSSCYGTEEYRPHRPILSPGVGVGGGPGQQHTTAPAPPGTVPPASSSSSSSERGATSGTTTSATSFLGSLFGTKRAKTPGPIIPPGPPYPAPMVPAPPPPLTPLPLCPPESTGTSKIQYCHTMGAGMAGHPPPPYCHPHQRCQHGGPQRQHATLQRVTLPRRPIHNSSPYLPPLSQHPFQARFGNLGNGGSTCVPPPPLSPHSPLSQHPPFALCHAQLTHSARGGAAVGKTPLALSHSQPHPHQHAHSHGHTPHPAHPPHPAHPPHFVFTSPPPPFPAPTPPPLPTSAPSAAAQHTSPAAPYPPPYPPLSSIPPPPLHSPLPPPSSPLTPLTPLSPLPPPLHPAPPPPQVTAPSPGQTGTADRAKSKPASRISTVV
- the iqsec2b gene encoding IQ motif and SEC7 domain-containing protein 1 isoform X1, which encodes MDTKGDMLQRAEAYNVDEETQASESNPFSDSSKAPYQHRSDCYREGSCGPPGRRGPVVGPPSPACLTWAQRTRNQPASLALRKQEEEENKRCKALSDSYELSTDLQDKKVEMLERKYGGYFLSRRAARTIQTAFRQYRMNKNFERLRSSASESRMTRRIILSNMRMQYSFDDRQSQAQPQTCHSPGMGPPHSPDLEPDSPAQPEYTHLEDSFSKQVKSLADSIDDALACRPGREDSQDGLGDSGAVDDFGECIWSSNSHPSLRRGLGERERGSTGGGLSMHEDSTATSYSDVTLYMDDGLPSSPLSLDRAPSSTDTEFWGGMTSGVGGREDSRDTEGGGSSNSRRSTPCTECRDYRLRGAHLPLLTIEPPSDSSVDMSDRSDRGSLGRQLVYEQDSSGGSPQGTLKHNPNAKAQGQARPASRPIATNVPHHVTHHHHHHHHHHHHQYPDTPSSSSSPQQPPTTPLSSSSSAQLPSGGLDQQCCSDGDNDSLNSTTNSNETINCSSGSSSRDSLREPLPPLGKQTYQRESRHSWDSPAFNNDVAQRRQYRIGLNLFNKKPEKGIQYLIERGFVSDTPVGIARFILERKGLSRQMIGEFLGNRQKQFNKDVLDCVVDEMDFSGMDLDDALRKFQAQIKVQGEAQKVERLIEAFSQRYCVCNPALVRQFQNPDTIFILAFAIILLNTDMYSPSVKPDRKMKLDDFIKNLRGVDNGQDIPRDLLVGIYQRIQKWELRTNDDHVSQVQAVERVIVGKKPVLSLPHRRLVCCCQLYEVPDPNRPQRTGVHQREVFLFNDLLVVTKIFQKKKTSVTYSFRQSFPLVEMQVHMFQNSYYPHGVRLTSAIPGGERKVLIVFNAPSQQDRTRFVSDLRESIAEVQEMEKYRVESELEKQKGVMRPSLLSSSVVSGGVGGVKNEVVNGSIGRSSLDDNYSPSEGLKRTALSSSLRDLSDSGKRGRRNSVGSLDSTMEGSIISSPQPHQRYPVATVLSSCYGTEEYRPHRPILSPGVGVGGGPGQQHTTAPAPPGTVPPASSSSSSSERGATSGTTTSATSFLGSLFGTKRAKTPGPIIPPGPPYPAPMVPAPPPPLTPLPLCPPESTGTSKIQYCHTMGAGMAGHPPPPYCHPHQRCQHGGPQRQHATLQRVTLPRRPIHNSSPYLPPLSQHPFQARFGNLGNGGSTCVPPPPLSPHSPLSQHPPFALCHAQLTHSARGGAAVGKTPLALSHSQPHPHQHAHSHGHTPHPAHPPHPAHPPHFVFTSPPPPFPAPTPPPLPTSAPSAAAQHTSPAAPYPPPYPPLSSIPPPPLHSPLPPPSSPLTPLTPLSPLPPPLHPAPPPPQVTAPSPGQTGTADRAKSKPASRISTVV
- the iqsec2b gene encoding IQ motif and SEC7 domain-containing protein 1 isoform X3, producing MLERKYGGYFLSRRAARTIQTAFRQYRMNKNFERLRSSASESRMTRRIILSNMRMQYSFDDRQSQAQPQTCHSPGMGPPHSPDLEPDSPAQPEYTHLEDSFSKQVKSLADSIDDALACRPGREDSQDGLGDSGAVDDFGECIWSSNSHPSLRRGLGERERGSTGGGLSMHEDSTATSYSDVTLYMDDGLPSSPLSLDRAPSSTDTEFWGGMTSGVGGREDSRDTEGGGSSNSRRSTPCTECRDYRLRGAHLPLLTIEPPSDSSVDMSDRSDRGSLGRQLVYEQDSSGGSPQGTLKHNPNAKAQGQARPASRPIATNVPHHVTHHHHHHHHHHHHQYPDTPSSSSSPQQPPTTPLSSSSSAQLPSGGLDQQCCSDGDNDSLNSTTNSNETINCSSGSSSRDSLREPLPPLGKQTYQRESRHSWDSPAFNNDVAQRRQYRIGLNLFNKKPEKGIQYLIERGFVSDTPVGIARFILERKGLSRQMIGEFLGNRQKQFNKDVLDCVVDEMDFSGMDLDDALRKFQAQIKVQGEAQKVERLIEAFSQRYCVCNPALVRQFQNPDTIFILAFAIILLNTDMYSPSVKPDRKMKLDDFIKNLRGVDNGQDIPRDLLVGIYQRIQKWELRTNDDHVSQVQAVERVIVGKKPVLSLPHRRLVCCCQLYEVPDPNRPQRTGVHQREVFLFNDLLVVTKIFQKKKTSVTYSFRQSFPLVEMQVHMFQNSYYPHGVRLTSAIPGGERKVLIVFNAPSQQDRTRFVSDLRESIAEVQEMEKYRVESELEKQKGVMRPSLLSSSVVSGGVGGVKNEVVNGSIGRSSLDDNYSPSEGLKRTALSSSLRDLSDSGKRGRRNSVGSLDSTMEGSIISSPQPHQRYPVATVLSSCYGTEEYRPHRPILSPGVGVGGGPGQQHTTAPAPPGTVPPASSSSSSSERGATSGTTTSATSFLGSLFGTKRAKTPGPIIPPGPPYPAPMVPAPPPPLTPLPLCPPESTGTSKIQYCHTMGAGMAGHPPPPYCHPHQRCQHGGPQRQHATLQRVTLPRRPIHNSSPYLPPLSQHPFQARFGNLGNGGSTCVPPPPLSPHSPLSQHPPFALCHAQLTHSARGGAAVGKTPLALSHSQPHPHQHAHSHGHTPHPAHPPHPAHPPHFVFTSPPPPFPAPTPPPLPTSAPSAAAQHTSPAAPYPPPYPPLSSIPPPPLHSPLPPPSSPLTPLTPLSPLPPPLHPAPPPPQVTAPSPGQTGTADRAKSKPASRISTVV